CAACGGTTCCAAAGAGAAGCTTTCCCGCTTCCGCCTTTTCTCTGGCTCCCTCTACATGGTCTAACATCCATTTAATTTTCGTGCCAGAAAAATAAGCATCAATGACCAGTCCGGTTTTTTTTCGTACCATGTCGCTTAACCCTTTGGCTTTCAAATCATCACAAATATCCGAAGTTCGTCGACACTGCCAAACAATCGCATTATAAATTGGTCTCCCCGTTTCTCGATCCCATATCACTGTGGTCTCCCGTTGATTAGTAATTCCAATAGCTGCTACCTCTTCTGGACGTATTCCATTAACTTCCAGCACTTGACGAGCCACACCACTTTGAGTACCCCATATTTCCATAGCATCATGTTCTACCCAGCCGGCCTTTGGATAAATCTGAGTAAACTCCGTTTGACTGGTTCCGATATTATTTCCTTCTTTGTCAAAAATAATCGCTCTGGAACTGGTAGTACCTTGATCTAATGACATAATGTACTTTTTCACTGAAACTCCTCCTTTAGCTTAGTTGACTTAATGGTTGGGGATTCCTGCTAACGTTCTTTTTTCTTTTGGCACCTGGGTAAATAGTATTGCTTAACGCAGGGCACAAAAAAGGACAAAAAATACAAGAGTCGCTTCAACGACTCTCCCATCCAATGTCCTTGTTTCATCCTATTCTTTTGTTCTTTACGGAAAGTATATCGAAAAGACCCTTCTCTGTCAAGGAAAATTATCATTATTCAGAAATTTGCATTTTTTCCTGTCCTGAAATATCTTGAAGCCACCATATCTATGATTTCATCCTTTAAAAGCATAGCACACCTTACCGCTTTAACCCGGTATGGTGTGCTATTGCTCTTAAAAAAAGAGGGGGGTACCTATTTTTATATTAAGGAGTTACAACCGGCATTTCTTCTGCTGTCCAACCTCGCATACCTCTATACAATGACATTGCATCAATACCATTCAAACGAAGATTCAAAATGGTTTGCCCTGCCGTCTGACCAGAGAAACAAGTAACGTAAACTGGTTTTTCAGTAGAAATTTCATCCATCCGTTCCCCTATTTCTGGGAATGGTATCAATATTGCACCTTCAATATGTCCTTCATCATAAGCCTCTTGATTTCGAATATCAATAATTTCAATATCCTCTGATCCTGCCTCAATTAATTCTTTTACTTCCGGCGGACGAACAATATAATTGGTTCCCTGAGTGAAATGATTATGAATTGCTACCAACAAAATTTCTTGTTCAGGAGTCCAGTTTGCATCCGCTGCCGGCAGTTCATTCGCTTCTGTCTCTAAGGTATCTTCACCCAGTTCCAAGGGTGCCCATCCAAAGTTCATGCCACCTTGCAGTGATAATGCATCAAAACCCATCAACTGCATTGCTGCAATTGCTTGACCAGATGTTTGTCCGGTAAAGCAATAAACCAGAATCTGACGGTCATCCGGTAAAACATCCATCTTATCTCCTATTTCCGCATATGGAATATGGACAGCACCCGGTATATGACCTTCTGCATAATCGTCTGCACTACGCATGTCTACGATAAAATAATCTTCTGGATTCTCTTCAATGAGAGGGAGAGCATTCTCAAAGCTAATCATATTCCATGTACTATTTTCTTCTGTAATGGAATCATAGTAAGCCGCGGTTGCCTCTCTTATCACCGTTTCTCTATCCAGTTCTGACTCTTCTTCTGATTCATCTGCCGGCTCTTCAACCACTTCTTCCACAACCGGTTCTTCTACTTCCTCTGCTTCTTCAGCAGGGGACCCACATCCTGCCAATAGTGATAAAGATAAGAGTAATGCAAGTAATAAGCTTAATAATTTTTTCTGACTCATCATAACTTCCTCCTTCTACCCTTTTTATATTTTATTTAATTTCACAAGTGTATTACCTATCTTTTTTCTATTTAAGGCTTGTGAATTTAAAAACAAACTTGATGAAAAAAA
This portion of the Tindallia magadiensis genome encodes:
- a CDS encoding rhodanese-like domain-containing protein — its product is MSQKKLLSLLLALLLSLSLLAGCGSPAEEAEEVEEPVVEEVVEEPADESEEESELDRETVIREATAAYYDSITEENSTWNMISFENALPLIEENPEDYFIVDMRSADDYAEGHIPGAVHIPYAEIGDKMDVLPDDRQILVYCFTGQTSGQAIAAMQLMGFDALSLQGGMNFGWAPLELGEDTLETEANELPAADANWTPEQEILLVAIHNHFTQGTNYIVRPPEVKELIEAGSEDIEIIDIRNQEAYDEGHIEGAILIPFPEIGERMDEISTEKPVYVTCFSGQTAGQTILNLRLNGIDAMSLYRGMRGWTAEEMPVVTP